In Myxococcales bacterium, the DNA window AATCGCTCGAGGCGACGCCGGCGTCCGGCATGCATCTCGACCTGAAGCTCGACGACGCGGTTGAAACCTTGCCGGATGGCGGTTGGTGTCCAAGCACCGGCGGCGAGCACGATCAACGCGTCGTACACGAGCTCGTTGAGACCGGCGGAGGTGGCAAGGGAGTCGTGGCGGGCCTGAATGCCGCTCCGCAGGCGACCGAGCAGCGCTGGCTCCTGTTCGAGATGACGTTCCAGATGTGCCATGCCAAACGCAACGTGACGTGCCTCGTCCCGCGCCGCCAGGAGCGCAACTTGTCGTGTGATCGGGTCGGGACCGTGGGTGCTCAGGAACGAGAGCAAGCTGAGAAAACTGCCCTCACCCAGCACGCCGAGCAGGAGCGACGAGAGCGCGAAGTCGGTCTCGTCGAGCAGGGTCTTCAGGGATGCCTGGCCACCCACGGTCGAGAGCCCGAGCTCGGTGCGGTTGAGGAGCGCCCGCCGAGTGAAGACCTCGATGTGCCGGGCCTCGTCGGCGGTCTGGAGAGCCAGGAGCTGCATCACTTCACGGAAGTGTGGGTGCAGCTGCGAGAGAAACCGCGCCGGCACGAGCAACGCGGCGGTCTCGTTCTCGATCAGATAGGTCATGACCTGCACCACGGCGTCCTCGACCTCGGCGGGCAAGTCAGCGACCGCGGTCCAGTCGATGGCGGTGTTCGGATCCCACTGCGCCGCCACTCCTTGTTGGTACAGACGCGCCGCTTCCTCGGCCCACACCCCGCGTTTTTCGGACAACACAAACCCGAGCTCCGGCCCGCCACTCTCCACGCTGGCGCCGCGTGCGGCCAATCCCCAGCTGGCCTTCGGGTGTTCGACCACACCGTCGATGCCGGCGCCTCCAGCGCGCTCCGCGCCGCTGAAACGCCCGGCTTCCGCGCCGCCGCGCTGGACTCGCACGACCTCGCCCTCTCCGGGCTCGAGCGCGACGTGCCCTTCTCCACGGCACCACGCGGAGATGTGAATGAGCAGCGCCGGCGCGGTGCCACGAACCGCCACGAAATCGCCGACCGCCACCTGACGGAGTGCGTGACGAAGCAGCACGTGGCCGCCTTCGGCGAACCCGAGGTCCAGGAGGTCGAGACGCTGCAGGGTGCTCAAGCGAGGCCAAATTCTGCGAGAAACACCGCGAGCGTGTCGAAGCGTTTCACCGCGCGCTCGAGCAGCGCGTAGCCCTCGACGCGCCCGGGCTTCCACTGTTTGAGGCCCTCGAGGTCGAGCAGCGGTCGCACGCGAGGGTCGTCGTAGGACATCTCGAACAGCAGCGAGACGAACTGCTCGACGAGGGCATTGGGCGCGTCGTCGAGGACCGTGAAGTTGCAGTGGTCGTACTTCTCCGTGTG includes these proteins:
- a CDS encoding ferritin-like domain-containing protein, with the protein product MQRLDLLDLGFAEGGHVLLRHALRQVAVGDFVAVRGTAPALLIHISAWCRGEGHVALEPGEGEVVRVQRGGAEAGRFSGAERAGGAGIDGVVEHPKASWGLAARGASVESGGPELGFVLSEKRGVWAEEAARLYQQGVAAQWDPNTAIDWTAVADLPAEVEDAVVQVMTYLIENETAALLVPARFLSQLHPHFREVMQLLALQTADEARHIEVFTRRALLNRTELGLSTVGGQASLKTLLDETDFALSSLLLGVLGEGSFLSLLSFLSTHGPDPITRQVALLAARDEARHVAFGMAHLERHLEQEPALLGRLRSGIQARHDSLATSAGLNELVYDALIVLAAGAWTPTAIRQGFNRVVELQVEMHAGRRRRLERLGFSDSEAETLSALHTRNFM